From Mucilaginibacter gotjawali:
TGCAGGGCGTTATGATAGATGAGCATACACTGGTAGTTGCTTATGATGATGTAAGGGGCGAACCCCGTGGTAAGATTGATAAGAAACACGATATACCCGGCCAGAAGGGTGATTGCATTGACTGCGGCCTGTGTGTTGATGTTTGCCCTACCGGGATAGATATCAGGAAAGGGACACAACTTGAATGCATTAACTGCACTGCATGTATTGATGTATGCGACGAGGTGATGGATAAAATCCACAAACCGAAAAAGCTGATAGGCTATTTTTCAGAAAACATGATCCACATGAAAGAGAAGCCGTCGTTTACAATCAGGATGAAGGCCTATACCGGGGTGATTGTTGTTTTGCTATCGGTGCTGTGCTATTTCATATTTACGCGCAGTGACCTTGATGTAACAGTGATGCGCAGCGCTGGAATGCTGTACCAGGAACAACCCGGGGGATACATCAGTAATATTTATAACGCGGAATTTATAAACAAAACAAATCAGCAGAAGAAATTTACACTTCAGGCTGATGATCCATCAATAAAAATTAAATATATACAGGCGCCGGGTATAATGGGCAAAGAGGGGTCAGTTAAGGCTATATTTTTTGTAATGATACCAGCTTCAAAAATACATGAAGCTAAAACAGATGTGCATTTACAACTGGTTGTTGGAAATAGAGTAGTAAAAACGGTTGAAACCGAATTTGTGGGACCAATAAATTAATTAAAACGATGAACTGGGGAAAAGGAATTGTATTGACAATGGTGGCTTTTATGCTGTTTATTGTTACGATGGTGTATTTTATGTTTACAGCGCCTGTTGATGATTACGACCATCAGTATTATGAAAAAGGACTCACTTTTGATAAAGATTATAACCAGGAAAAACAGGTGTATAAAGATCATGCGGTCCCTTTGATAAAAACGGATGCTGATAACTTAAAAATAACTTTTGCACAACAAGTTACCAGCGGAAAGGTGACATTGGGCCGCCCTTCCGACTATACGATGGACAGGGTTTATAATGTGAAAGTGAATGCGCAAAACGAATTTATTATCCCGCTTGAAAAAGTTAGCAGGGGCCACTGGTTATTGGTTTTTAATTGGGAGAGCAATCATAAAAAATATTTATACCAGCAGGGTATAAACCTGAAATGAACAGCAGCGAAATTGCATTTTTTATAGGTTTATTTGGCAGTGCACATTGCGTTGGCATGTGCGGGCCGCTTGCCCTTGCCGTGCCTTCTTTTCAAACCCGATGGTGGCTTGTAGTTGCCGACAAGTTGGTTTATAATTTAGGCCGTGTAATTACTTACACTTTTTTAGGTTTCCTCATAGGCTTTATCGGGCGGCAGCTATGGCTTTCGGGCCTGCAGCAGGGCATAAGCCTGCTGAGTGGCATTTTTATCCTGATGGCTGGCTTTTCAAGAATATTTAAGTTAAGGCTATCCGATGGTGAATTTATGGCGAAAATGTTAGCCCCTTTTAATCGTTTGTTAAATTACGCGTTGCGGCATCGTGCGGGCAACCTGGTTGTAGGTTTGCTTAACGGATTTTTGCCATGCGGGTTTGTGTACCTTGCCCTTGCGGGAGCAATTAACGCAGGTTCGCCGTTAACGTCGGCGCAGTTTATGTTTTGGTTTGGTATGGGTACGTTTCCATTGATGCTCATTGCCACGGTAAGTACCGGGTTTATGGGGCCTGCAATACGCCGGCGCATCAACAAAACAATACCATATTTTATGATATTTCTTGGCTTTTGGTTTTTACTGCGCGGCCTTCAGCTCAATATTCCTTACCTGAGCCCGGCGGTATTCAACCCTGCCACCGGCGTTTGCCGGTAAAACAGCTACCGTTCGATTTTGAAAAAGATAAAAGCCGTTTCTGCTCTCCGCGTTACAGCTTTTGAAATGGATGTAAAAGCCTGTAATGATTTAACAATGTGACAATGATCATATTTTAACCTGAGGTGCGTCATGTGTTAACGTTGTAAAATAGCCCAACTTTACGTTAGTAAAATAAATCAGAAGATGAGAGCAATTAAGATGCAAAAGCCGGTTTTTTGGCAACATAAGGCAGCGCCAGGTTCCTGGAATTCCGGTATTTTAGAGGATTTGATTTTTTCAGTTAATGAAAGTTCAATAAGCAAAACTGCCTGGGTATATATCCGGATTGTTGTTCAATGTGTGCTTTTTATTCCATTGCTGGCATTATTGGTAACGTACTATCACGCTCATTTTAGCATTGTTGCCGTTAGCTGCCTGGCATTTTTTACCAATATTATAGCTTGTTTGGATAGGCCCGCACGTGCCCTTACTTCGATAGTAGCCTTTTGTGTAATTGATGCCTTTGTGCTCGTCATCTTTTTAATTTGATTGTTTTTTTAGTTCTAATAAGGTTAATTTTTAATGTTGATTTGAAGCTGTTGCCAGTAACGCAACAGCTTTATTTATACCAGCCGTTTTTCTAAAGATAATGTGGTCAAAAATAGTTGGTAAAACATTTGTAACTATATTGATTATCAAATAAATGTATTAAGTCAATTGAAAGTGGTTTCAATTGACTTTTTTCGTTTATGAAAAAGTGCTTCAAATCATGTTTTGCCTGTTTAAGGTCATGTTTTTGGCAGCAACGGTATGTTATATTTGAATTGTAATAATTGATTTAGGTAAAAGGCAGCATATAGCGATGCTGTTAATTTTTAATCGGTTTTTTTAACATTAATTGTTTAGTTAATTTTTAGCTGTTGCCTGGCAGGGTAACAGCTTTTTTTATGGTATCACATGTTGATAGCGATGCATACCAAAACCTGATTACTGTAAATACGGATAGCTATAGTTCCTCAAAAAACCTTTGGGACAATTCAACTACTGTTTCAGGTTTAAGCGGTTTATGTAAAAAACAGGCAATTTCGGCGATCGACTTTGCATGTGCTTCATCTGCGGGATTAAGTGAAGTGGTGAGCATTATAATAATCACATGGATTTTAAATCGGCTATCGAGTTTCCGATATTCTTCAATAAAATCCCAGCCACTTAGCCCCGGCATGTTAATGTC
This genomic window contains:
- a CDS encoding response regulator, whose protein sequence is MKKFKDLECILLVDDDAPTNFIHTKMIQKSGVDVAIKAVTSAQEALDYITHTGAYEHTPDKMMQPGIIFLDINMPGLSGWDFIEEYRKLDSRFKIHVIIIMLTTSLNPADEAHAKSIAEIACFLHKPLKPETVVELSQRFFEEL
- a CDS encoding FixH family protein, producing MNWGKGIVLTMVAFMLFIVTMVYFMFTAPVDDYDHQYYEKGLTFDKDYNQEKQVYKDHAVPLIKTDADNLKITFAQQVTSGKVTLGRPSDYTMDRVYNVKVNAQNEFIIPLEKVSRGHWLLVFNWESNHKKYLYQQGINLK
- a CDS encoding sulfite exporter TauE/SafE family protein, which translates into the protein MNSSEIAFFIGLFGSAHCVGMCGPLALAVPSFQTRWWLVVADKLVYNLGRVITYTFLGFLIGFIGRQLWLSGLQQGISLLSGIFILMAGFSRIFKLRLSDGEFMAKMLAPFNRLLNYALRHRAGNLVVGLLNGFLPCGFVYLALAGAINAGSPLTSAQFMFWFGMGTFPLMLIATVSTGFMGPAIRRRINKTIPYFMIFLGFWFLLRGLQLNIPYLSPAVFNPATGVCR
- the ccoG gene encoding cytochrome c oxidase accessory protein CcoG; this translates as MDGLLEGAKSGKRQWIYPLIRKGPFYKWRSWISYFYLIFLFSGPFIRINGQPLLLLNFIDRQFVLLGQVFWPQDIFLFVIATLIFIICIVLFTIAFGRVFCGWICPQTIFMEMVFRKVEEWIEGDARKRKKLDAGPWTREKIIRKTSKTAAFIIISFLIANTFLAYIIGSESLIKIITEPIATHVVGFISIWVFTIVFYTVYSRIREQVCTLFCPYGRLQGVMIDEHTLVVAYDDVRGEPRGKIDKKHDIPGQKGDCIDCGLCVDVCPTGIDIRKGTQLECINCTACIDVCDEVMDKIHKPKKLIGYFSENMIHMKEKPSFTIRMKAYTGVIVVLLSVLCYFIFTRSDLDVTVMRSAGMLYQEQPGGYISNIYNAEFINKTNQQKKFTLQADDPSIKIKYIQAPGIMGKEGSVKAIFFVMIPASKIHEAKTDVHLQLVVGNRVVKTVETEFVGPIN